DNA sequence from the Desulfuromonas sp. TF genome:
TCATCTCGTCGGTGGGCAGCGGCACAACGCTGACCGTCTTCTCGGCGACATAATCTCCGGCATATCGCTGAATGGCCAGCGCAAGAATCTCCTTGGCTTTTTTGTCTGCCGTCTCCTTGGCTTCGTCCTCAATTTGCTTGATGCGCTTGGCGGCATCATGGCGGGCCTCGCTCTCCATGGTTCTGATGAGCTGTTCCTTGGCCTCTTCCGAACTCAGCCCCGAGAGGCGCTCAAGNNNNNNNNNNCCTGCCCCGTAGAGCACCTTTCAGCGACGAGCGGTGTTTATACCCGATCACCACCCGACTGTCAAGAACCTTTTTCCTATCTTTCATCTTATTGCCGGGGGGGGATTTTGTCAAATCCGGCCCGTCGCAGCAAGATGCGGACTATAGCCAAAGGAGACCGTCCTGTCAACTCAAATCACAATTAATATTCAACTAAAAATCACGCGGACGAATCGCCTCTTTCCTGCCTGCATCACTACCTCCCCATGGGGACCGATTTCCCTGTCGGGATCGGCCACCTTTTCACCATTCAATTTCACCCCCCCCTGTTTGATGAGACGCCGGGCTTCACCATTGGAGGATACCAAGCCGGTGTCCGTCAACAGACGGCATATCCAGACCGGCTCGGAAGCCTGCATCTTAACCTCGGGAATATCTTCGGGAATCTCTTTCTGCTTGAACTGCTGCACGAAATCTTCTTCGGCCTGCCGGGCTAGGAAATCATCGTAAAACCGGGTCACGAGTTCCCGGGCAAGGGCTTTCTTGCTCTCCATGGGATGGGCACCGTCGGGCTTGCCGAGCACCCCGTCCTTGACGCTCTGCAACATCTCCAGATCGACGTCGGAGAGGAGTTCGTAATACCGGACCATCAGTTCATCGGAAATGCTCATCACCTTGCCGTAGATTTCCTTCGGCTGTTCGGTGATCCCAATATAATTATTCAGCGATTTGCTCATTTTGTTGAACCCGTCCAGCCCCTCGAGCAGGGGCATGGTAAGGACGGTCTGGGGCCGCTGTCCCTCTTGCTTCTGCAGCTCCCGACCAACCAGCAGATTGAACTTCTGGTCGGTCCCGCCGAGTTCCACGTCGGCCCTGAGAGCCACCGAATCATAGCCCTGAACGAGGGGATAGAGGAATTCGTGAATGGCAATGGGCTGCTGTGAAGTGAAGCGCTTGTGAAAATCGTCCCGCTCCAGCATACGGGCCACCGTATGGCGGGCGGCAAGGGCGATGAGATCGGCGGCGGCCATCGGACCCATCCAGGAACTGTTGAAGACAACCTTGGTCCTCTCCGGATCAAGGATCTTGAAAACCTGCTCCTTATAGGTCTGGGCATTCTGCAGAACCTGATCGCGGGTGAGGGGTTTGCGGGTCTCGTTTTTGCCCGTCGGATCCCCGATCATGCCGGTGAAATCGCCGATAAGGAA
Encoded proteins:
- the tyrS gene encoding tyrosine--tRNA ligase, yielding MRSVQEQMEVIRRGAVEILVESELEEKLRESVRTGVPLKIKAGFDPTAPDLHVGHTVLIQKLKQFQDLGHEIYFLIGDFTGMIGDPTGKNETRKPLTRDQVLQNAQTYKEQVFKILDPERTKVVFNSSWMGPMAAADLIALAARHTVARMLERDDFHKRFTSQQPIAIHEFLYPLVQGYDSVALRADVELGGTDQKFNLLVGRELQKQEGQRPQTVLTMPLLEGLDGFNKMSKSLNNYIGITEQPKEIYGKVMSISDELMVRYYELLSDVDLEMLQSVKDGVLGKPDGAHPMESKKALARELVTRFYDDFLARQAEEDFVQQFKQKEIPEDIPEVKMQASEPVWICRLLTDTGLVSSNGEARRLIKQGGVKLNGEKVADPDREIGPHGEVVMQAGKRRFVRVIFS